From the Halalkalicoccus sp. CGA53 genome, one window contains:
- a CDS encoding DUF7511 domain-containing protein, whose protein sequence is MDRPSEDTIRRSDLPVVADPLDLLVHEGDWTLVPREVDDERRTTVWLTADERTVCELAEWR, encoded by the coding sequence GTGGACCGACCTTCGGAGGACACGATCCGACGCAGCGACCTGCCGGTCGTCGCCGACCCGCTCGACCTGCTCGTCCACGAGGGGGACTGGACGCTCGTTCCCCGCGAGGTCGACGACGAGAGACGGACGACGGTGTGGCTCACCGCTGACGAACGGACGGTCTGCGAGCTGGCGGAGTGGCGGTAG
- a CDS encoding DoxX family protein, whose translation MSTQTMRTEVFGRNVAFEYSEPWVGYSLLSLRLVMAYVFLSAGIQKLLDPQWTAAGFLTNAVPEGNPFGGMFAAMADGWLWLIDPLNVWGQILIGLALLTGTFVRLAAFGGALMMLLYWMTQFHAGVLSGLPVDNGYVVTYHLVYAIILFGVGAFGAGRILGIDAKLEESEAVRSRPWLRYLLG comes from the coding sequence ATGTCAACACAAACGATGCGAACCGAGGTGTTCGGTCGGAACGTCGCGTTCGAGTACTCGGAGCCGTGGGTCGGCTACTCGCTGCTCTCGCTGCGGCTGGTGATGGCCTACGTGTTCCTCTCGGCGGGGATACAGAAGCTACTCGACCCACAGTGGACAGCGGCCGGCTTCCTCACGAACGCCGTCCCCGAGGGCAACCCGTTCGGTGGGATGTTCGCGGCGATGGCCGACGGCTGGCTCTGGCTGATCGACCCGCTGAACGTCTGGGGACAGATCCTGATCGGCCTGGCGCTGTTGACCGGGACGTTCGTCAGGCTGGCCGCGTTCGGCGGCGCGCTGATGATGCTGCTCTACTGGATGACACAGTTCCACGCGGGTGTGCTGTCCGGTCTCCCGGTCGACAACGGCTACGTCGTCACCTACCACCTCGTCTACGCGATCATCCTCTTCGGGGTGGGCGCGTTCGGGGCGGGACGGATCCTGGGCATCGACGCGAAACTCGAGGAGAGCGAGGCGGTCCGGTCGCGGCCGTGGCTCCGGTACCTGCTGGGCTGA
- a CDS encoding PhnD/SsuA/transferrin family substrate-binding protein gives MTPNRNALAPRSRRSFVRSAGVAGVAGLGALAGCTGDPADDGVETIDFVLTPAEADVDVEAQWQPLFDYIEEEVDDVEVEPNVAADFAAVAEAVRNNQADIADVSPEVGIYAVEEGFAEILGIREAFGTSVYFTFMTTNADSEVEALTDAEGETVALADSLSATGSLIPLMLLSEAGLDIGDAPSGDPVDFTVEYSDHATARESVLNREDTVLAGTGEFATMPNLPEEEVPEEIAELSSDYQHVGTALDEGELRLIEASEPMPNAPIIVREAWDADAREEVVDAMLSGTEEDWVDEDADQPLWFTGLDEGEADDYELVAEALDYLGVEFQSQSDD, from the coding sequence ATGACCCCGAATCGGAACGCGCTCGCGCCCCGCTCGCGTCGATCGTTCGTCCGGAGTGCTGGCGTGGCCGGCGTCGCCGGCCTCGGCGCGCTCGCCGGCTGTACTGGCGATCCGGCCGACGACGGTGTCGAGACGATCGACTTCGTCCTCACGCCCGCGGAGGCCGACGTCGACGTCGAAGCGCAGTGGCAGCCGCTGTTCGACTACATCGAGGAGGAGGTCGACGACGTCGAGGTCGAGCCGAACGTCGCGGCCGACTTCGCCGCCGTCGCCGAGGCCGTCAGGAACAACCAAGCGGACATCGCCGACGTCTCGCCGGAGGTCGGCATCTACGCCGTCGAGGAGGGGTTCGCGGAGATACTGGGCATCCGCGAGGCGTTCGGGACGAGCGTCTACTTCACGTTCATGACGACGAACGCCGACTCCGAGGTGGAGGCGCTGACCGACGCCGAGGGCGAAACCGTCGCACTCGCGGACAGCCTCTCGGCGACCGGATCGCTGATCCCGCTGATGCTGCTCTCGGAGGCCGGCCTCGACATCGGCGATGCACCGAGCGGCGACCCGGTCGACTTCACCGTCGAGTACTCCGATCACGCGACCGCCCGCGAGTCGGTGCTGAACCGGGAGGACACCGTCCTCGCGGGCACCGGCGAGTTCGCGACGATGCCGAACCTCCCCGAGGAGGAGGTCCCCGAGGAGATCGCGGAGCTCTCCTCGGACTACCAGCACGTCGGGACGGCGCTCGACGAGGGCGAGCTGCGACTGATCGAGGCCTCCGAACCGATGCCGAACGCGCCGATCATCGTCCGCGAGGCGTGGGACGCGGACGCCCGCGAGGAGGTCGTCGACGCCATGCTCTCGGGAACCGAGGAGGACTGGGTCGACGAGGACGCCGACCAGCCCCTCTGGTTCACCGGGCTCGACGAGGGCGAGGCCGACGACTACGAACTCGTCGCGGAGGCGCTCGACTACCTCGGCGTCGAGTTCCAGAGCCAGAGCGACGACTGA
- a CDS encoding acetate--CoA ligase family protein — MSGDRDLSGLFSPERVAVVGATPREGSVARAIVENLAAFRGSVVGVNPNYDEVCGIECVDSIAEASDVDVAVIVVPPPLALSAIREAGEAGVRNLVVITAGFGETGSEGASREGELREVAAEYDLNVVGPNSLGVLSTVSDLNATFGPDAPLSGPISFMSQSGAFVTAVIDWAREEGIGFADVVSLGNKAVLDESDFVRAWGSDERTEVVIGYLEGIDRGREFIETAREVTGETPVVLVKSGRTDAGAQAASSHTGTIAGSDRAYEAGLDQAGVIRAETVQELFDAASALAGQPLPDGNGVAVVTNAGGPGVMATDAVGDSSLRMASFSERTLDRYRETVPEEANVYNPVDVIGDADIDRFREAIEIALEDRNVSAAAVLSAPTAVLSYPDLAEAIVELQAEYGTPIVTCLMGGERARAAKSVLADAGIPLYFDPARAIGSLDALVRYREISEREYDEPAEFDVDTERARELLERATERDNRVGVEAMELLSAYGIPIPDGEVVSDPEEAERVARSIEGDVAMKIVSPDILHKSDIGGVAIGVSEGDVRDTYEDLLTRARNYGPDATILGVQVQEMVDLERGVETLVGMSEDPQFGPLLAFGLGGIFVEILEDVAFRVAPISEREAGEMVESIDALPLLRGARGREPVDERGIIETLCRLGQLVTDFPEVVELDINPLVATPDGVCAIDLQLTVEQ, encoded by the coding sequence GTGAGCGGGGACCGGGACCTCTCGGGACTGTTCTCGCCCGAGCGCGTCGCCGTGGTCGGCGCGACCCCGCGCGAGGGCTCGGTGGCGCGGGCGATCGTCGAGAACCTCGCCGCGTTCCGTGGCTCGGTCGTCGGGGTCAACCCGAACTACGACGAGGTCTGTGGGATCGAGTGTGTCGACTCGATCGCGGAGGCGAGCGACGTAGACGTCGCGGTGATCGTCGTCCCGCCACCCCTCGCGCTCTCGGCGATCCGTGAGGCGGGGGAAGCCGGTGTGAGAAACCTCGTCGTCATCACGGCCGGGTTCGGCGAGACGGGGAGCGAGGGGGCGAGCCGCGAGGGTGAACTGCGCGAGGTCGCAGCGGAGTACGACCTGAACGTGGTCGGGCCGAACAGTCTCGGGGTCCTCTCGACCGTCTCGGATCTGAACGCGACGTTCGGCCCCGACGCGCCGCTCTCTGGCCCGATCTCCTTCATGAGCCAGTCGGGCGCGTTCGTCACCGCGGTGATCGACTGGGCGCGCGAGGAGGGGATCGGTTTCGCGGACGTCGTCTCGCTCGGTAACAAGGCGGTGCTCGACGAGAGTGACTTCGTGCGGGCGTGGGGGAGCGACGAACGAACCGAGGTAGTGATCGGCTATCTGGAGGGGATCGACCGGGGCCGGGAGTTCATCGAGACGGCGAGGGAGGTCACAGGCGAAACGCCGGTGGTGCTCGTCAAATCCGGACGGACCGACGCCGGCGCGCAGGCGGCCTCGTCCCACACCGGGACGATCGCCGGGAGCGACCGGGCGTACGAAGCCGGACTCGACCAGGCCGGGGTGATCCGCGCCGAGACGGTCCAGGAGCTGTTCGACGCCGCGAGCGCGCTCGCTGGACAGCCGCTCCCCGACGGAAACGGCGTCGCGGTCGTCACGAACGCGGGCGGGCCGGGCGTGATGGCGACGGACGCGGTCGGCGACTCCTCGCTCCGGATGGCCTCGTTCTCCGAGAGAACCCTGGATCGGTATCGCGAGACGGTGCCCGAGGAGGCGAACGTCTACAACCCGGTCGACGTGATCGGCGACGCCGACATCGACCGCTTCCGCGAGGCGATCGAGATCGCACTGGAGGACCGAAACGTCTCGGCGGCCGCGGTGCTCTCGGCCCCCACCGCGGTGCTCTCGTACCCCGATCTCGCCGAGGCGATCGTCGAGTTACAGGCCGAGTACGGCACGCCGATCGTCACCTGCCTGATGGGGGGCGAGCGCGCGCGCGCGGCGAAATCCGTACTCGCTGACGCCGGCATCCCGCTCTACTTCGATCCGGCGCGGGCGATCGGGAGCCTCGACGCGCTGGTTCGCTACCGCGAGATCAGCGAGCGGGAGTACGACGAGCCCGCAGAGTTCGACGTCGACACCGAACGCGCCCGCGAGCTGCTCGAGCGGGCGACCGAACGGGACAACCGCGTCGGCGTCGAGGCGATGGAGCTGCTCTCGGCCTACGGCATCCCGATCCCCGACGGCGAGGTCGTCTCCGATCCCGAAGAGGCCGAGCGCGTCGCCCGCTCGATCGAGGGTGACGTCGCGATGAAGATCGTGAGCCCCGACATCCTCCACAAGTCCGACATCGGCGGGGTGGCCATCGGGGTTTCCGAGGGAGACGTACGCGACACCTACGAGGACCTGCTCACACGCGCCAGGAACTACGGTCCGGACGCGACGATCCTGGGGGTGCAGGTCCAGGAGATGGTCGACCTCGAGAGAGGCGTAGAGACGCTCGTCGGCATGAGCGAGGACCCGCAGTTCGGGCCGCTGCTCGCGTTCGGCCTCGGTGGTATCTTCGTCGAGATCCTAGAGGACGTCGCGTTCAGGGTCGCGCCGATCAGCGAGCGCGAGGCCGGGGAGATGGTCGAGAGTATCGACGCCCTCCCGCTCCTCCGGGGCGCACGGGGTCGCGAGCCCGTGGACGAACGGGGGATAATCGAGACCCTCTGTCGACTGGGTCAGCTCGTCACGGACTTCCCGGAGGTCGTCGAACTGGACATCAACCCGCTGGTCGCGACGCCCGACGGGGTGTGCGCGATCGACCTCCAACTGACGGTGGAACAATGA
- a CDS encoding DegT/DnrJ/EryC1/StrS family aminotransferase, whose amino-acid sequence MAALHRGPTLSPVSLLARGPGFDRFVESHTDAEYAYYRSGKWAFRDALDLTMAARGGTEVVLPAYVPDGFVEPIREAGLTPRFHRMRPDLRPDLGDVRSLVDGDTLAVVSVGYFGQPQPIEVSEALRSLCDAHGAVLVDDAAHGAFSVGEGGLVGTVGHLGFTSLHKALPIPDGAVLYVADEALGGALPRSAVASRPTPADLRYLTRTVLTRARRSIGPATRRRISGPSSPTPSARNPAALYRRSKGEMSWLSARVARRVDPAAIRRRRRENYAVWELLFAERPGLAQVYPSLGVETCPQYYPTVLTDLAEPVAALGRPWPPLPDGVRGNDRFVVTNHLAARLYTFPVHQELRPSGIEAAVEHVVGEDAATASSHRRPEPAAVTAGGSSRNG is encoded by the coding sequence ATGGCTGCCCTCCACCGCGGTCCGACGCTCTCGCCGGTATCGCTCCTCGCCCGCGGTCCCGGCTTCGACCGGTTCGTCGAGAGCCACACCGACGCCGAGTACGCCTACTACCGCTCCGGGAAGTGGGCCTTTCGCGACGCGCTCGACCTGACGATGGCGGCGAGGGGCGGGACCGAGGTCGTCCTGCCCGCGTACGTCCCCGACGGCTTCGTCGAGCCGATCCGCGAGGCCGGACTCACTCCCCGGTTTCACCGGATGCGTCCCGACCTCCGGCCGGACCTCGGAGACGTCCGTTCGCTCGTGGACGGGGACACCCTCGCGGTCGTCTCGGTCGGGTACTTCGGGCAACCACAACCGATCGAGGTGAGCGAGGCGCTCCGATCGCTCTGTGACGCACACGGCGCGGTGCTCGTCGACGACGCCGCCCACGGCGCGTTCAGCGTCGGCGAGGGTGGTCTCGTCGGTACGGTCGGACACCTCGGCTTCACGAGCCTCCACAAGGCTCTCCCGATCCCCGACGGCGCGGTGCTCTACGTGGCCGACGAGGCTCTCGGGGGAGCGCTGCCCAGATCCGCGGTCGCGTCCCGACCGACTCCTGCAGACCTCCGGTATCTCACGAGAACGGTGCTCACGCGTGCCCGGCGGTCGATCGGTCCGGCCACGCGGAGACGGATCTCTGGCCCGTCCTCACCCACACCGAGCGCCCGGAACCCGGCGGCGCTCTACCGCCGTTCGAAGGGCGAGATGTCGTGGCTCTCCGCGAGGGTCGCGAGACGGGTCGATCCGGCCGCGATCCGACGGCGTCGCCGGGAGAACTACGCGGTCTGGGAGCTCCTGTTCGCTGAGCGGCCGGGGCTCGCCCAGGTCTATCCCTCGCTCGGGGTCGAGACCTGCCCGCAGTACTATCCGACGGTGCTGACCGATCTCGCGGAGCCGGTCGCCGCGCTCGGGCGGCCGTGGCCACCGTTGCCTGACGGGGTACGGGGCAACGACCGGTTCGTCGTCACGAACCACCTCGCCGCACGCCTCTACACGTTCCCGGTCCACCAGGAGCTCCGACCGTCCGGGATCGAGGCCGCGGTCGAACACGTCGTCGGGGAGGACGCGGCGACGGCGAGTTCCCACCGGCGCCCGGAGCCGGCGGCGGTCACCGCCGGAGGGTCGAGCCGAAACGGGTGA
- a CDS encoding alkaline phosphatase family protein, whose protein sequence is MVTDTRIEVLLVGIDAACAEVLDPLIESGAVPTIAELTETGVSGPLTSQIPPWTASAWPSLYTGTNPGKHGVFGFLGYDGYDWDVVNATHVDEPSLWELADRRGLSSVVVNVPVTSPPTEIDGAVVPGYTAPENPPCYPDGILDELRGAIGEYRVYPDEDAEQPGEYVSLIEQRGDAFRYLADRFEPDFGFLQFQQTDSVFHEYPDDCYAEEGEGMVEAIYRAVDREIGVILDEFDVGTVLLASDHGMGPYEGYEFRVNEFLREEGFVETTQGGMPAWLPILNDSLRDGETDTQSGPGLAGTAVATAAKLGVTPARAGRLLRAVRLDGVAASLVPAQAQRAGREGVDFADSTAYVRSWIELGVRINLAGREPDGVVLEEEYESVREELIQLLSDVRTPDGEPVFEEVTRRESYFDGPHVDDAVDVVTVPRNFETMLSADLKGEPFGPPAEPWNHKMEGLLVASGDAVESEEVGEAQLFDVAPTVCSALSIPRSDRMDGQVLPFVRETRTQTYEGEGRDRRGTDDEVVEGRLAALGYLEGSE, encoded by the coding sequence CTGGTGACGGACACGCGTATCGAGGTCCTCCTGGTCGGCATCGACGCCGCCTGCGCGGAGGTGCTCGATCCGCTGATCGAGTCGGGTGCGGTCCCGACGATCGCGGAGCTGACGGAGACGGGCGTCTCCGGCCCGCTCACCTCGCAGATCCCGCCGTGGACCGCGAGCGCGTGGCCCTCGCTCTACACCGGGACGAACCCCGGCAAACACGGCGTCTTCGGCTTCCTCGGCTACGACGGCTACGACTGGGACGTCGTCAACGCGACCCACGTCGACGAGCCGTCGCTCTGGGAGCTCGCGGATCGGCGAGGACTGTCGAGCGTCGTCGTGAACGTCCCCGTCACCTCGCCGCCGACGGAGATCGACGGCGCCGTGGTCCCCGGCTACACCGCCCCGGAGAACCCGCCGTGTTACCCCGACGGGATCCTCGACGAACTCCGCGGGGCGATCGGCGAGTACCGCGTCTACCCCGACGAGGACGCCGAACAGCCCGGCGAGTACGTCTCGCTGATCGAACAGCGCGGCGACGCTTTCCGGTATCTCGCCGACCGGTTCGAGCCCGACTTCGGCTTCCTCCAGTTCCAGCAGACCGACTCGGTCTTCCACGAGTATCCCGACGACTGCTACGCCGAGGAGGGCGAGGGGATGGTCGAGGCGATCTACCGGGCGGTCGACCGCGAGATCGGGGTGATCCTCGACGAGTTCGACGTCGGGACCGTGCTCCTCGCGAGCGATCACGGGATGGGACCGTACGAGGGCTACGAGTTCCGCGTCAACGAGTTCCTCCGGGAGGAGGGGTTCGTCGAGACGACTCAGGGCGGGATGCCCGCCTGGCTGCCGATCCTGAACGACAGCCTGCGAGACGGCGAGACCGACACTCAGAGCGGACCGGGACTCGCCGGAACGGCCGTCGCGACGGCCGCGAAACTGGGGGTCACGCCGGCTCGCGCCGGCAGGCTCCTCCGGGCCGTGAGACTCGACGGCGTGGCCGCGAGCCTCGTCCCGGCGCAGGCACAGCGAGCGGGGCGGGAGGGGGTCGACTTCGCCGACTCGACCGCGTACGTCCGATCGTGGATCGAGTTGGGTGTGAGGATCAACCTCGCGGGCCGCGAGCCCGACGGGGTCGTCCTCGAGGAGGAGTACGAGTCGGTGAGAGAGGAGCTGATCCAGCTGCTGAGCGACGTTCGCACCCCCGACGGCGAGCCGGTGTTCGAGGAGGTGACCCGCCGCGAGAGCTACTTCGACGGTCCGCACGTCGACGATGCCGTCGACGTCGTGACCGTTCCTCGAAACTTCGAGACGATGCTCTCGGCGGACCTCAAGGGCGAGCCGTTCGGCCCGCCAGCCGAACCGTGGAACCACAAGATGGAGGGGCTACTCGTCGCGAGCGGCGACGCGGTCGAGTCCGAGGAGGTCGGAGAGGCACAGCTCTTCGACGTCGCGCCGACGGTCTGTTCGGCGCTCTCGATCCCCCGGAGCGACCGGATGGACGGCCAGGTGCTCCCGTTCGTCCGGGAGACTCGGACCCAGACGTACGAGGGCGAGGGGCGTGACAGGCGCGGGACCGACGACGAGGTCGTCGAGGGCCGTCTCGCCGCCCTCGGCTACCTGGAGGGATCCGAGTGA
- a CDS encoding universal stress protein produces the protein MHFIVAFDGSESATNTLRYAADLLPEATFTVVHAAAPELEVTPAVADGGGGIAAGNLLVADGIDATERRGRATLAEAMALGEELGIEVRTVLLYGDPVAEIADFAMDGGYDGIFVGHRGLGDRYQDAFGSVAKGLLARASLPVTVVK, from the coding sequence ATGCACTTCATCGTCGCGTTCGACGGCTCGGAATCGGCTACGAACACGCTCAGGTACGCCGCCGACCTCCTCCCGGAGGCGACGTTCACGGTCGTCCACGCGGCGGCACCCGAACTCGAGGTGACGCCCGCCGTGGCCGACGGTGGCGGTGGGATCGCCGCGGGTAATCTGCTCGTCGCCGACGGGATCGACGCGACCGAGCGCCGGGGGCGAGCGACACTCGCGGAGGCGATGGCGCTCGGCGAGGAGCTGGGAATCGAGGTCCGCACCGTGTTGCTCTACGGCGACCCGGTGGCAGAGATCGCCGACTTCGCGATGGACGGGGGCTACGACGGCATCTTCGTCGGTCACCGCGGGCTCGGCGACCGGTACCAGGACGCCTTCGGCAGCGTCGCGAAGGGGCTGCTCGCGCGCGCCTCGCTGCCGGTGACCGTCGTGAAGTGA
- a CDS encoding phosphotransacetylase family protein, with the protein MTRTILVAGTADSTGKTAIALAIGRIAAERGLSVGYMKPKGTRLQSNVGKTLDEDPLLAREILGLDAGMHELEPVVYSPTFVEQAIRGREDPDELREMVRERFEGLAEGVDLMIVEGARSPATGGIVSLTDPELAELFDAEVLLVAAHETAADADETLDVASRYGDRFLGTVFNAVSDAAFDGLESDVVPFLEERGVPVYGTLPRTQELAGVTVAELADELGARLLTSDTSTDAYVERFLVGAMSGESALRHLRRTRDAALITGGDRADLQTVAMEAAGVKCLVLTGGLTPSSAVLRTAEEKGVPVLLVRSDTLATIDRAEDVVRSGRTRDERTVSIMEGLLAEHADVGGLLGE; encoded by the coding sequence ATGACACGTACGATACTCGTCGCCGGAACCGCGGACAGCACAGGAAAGACGGCGATCGCGCTCGCGATCGGTCGGATCGCCGCCGAGCGCGGGCTCTCGGTCGGCTACATGAAGCCGAAGGGCACTCGCCTCCAGAGCAACGTCGGGAAGACGCTCGACGAGGACCCGCTGCTCGCTCGCGAGATCCTCGGCCTCGACGCCGGGATGCACGAACTCGAACCCGTCGTCTACTCTCCGACGTTCGTCGAGCAGGCGATCCGCGGGCGCGAGGACCCCGACGAACTCAGGGAGATGGTGAGGGAACGCTTCGAGGGGCTCGCTGAAGGTGTCGACCTGATGATCGTCGAGGGCGCTCGGTCGCCGGCGACGGGCGGGATCGTCTCGCTCACCGATCCCGAGCTCGCGGAGCTGTTCGACGCGGAGGTCCTGCTGGTCGCCGCTCACGAGACGGCGGCGGACGCGGACGAGACGCTCGACGTCGCCTCCCGCTACGGCGACCGGTTTCTCGGTACCGTGTTCAACGCCGTCTCCGACGCGGCGTTCGACGGACTCGAGTCCGACGTCGTCCCGTTCCTCGAAGAGCGCGGCGTGCCGGTCTACGGTACGCTCCCGCGTACGCAGGAGCTGGCGGGCGTCACCGTCGCCGAACTCGCCGACGAACTCGGCGCGCGGCTGCTCACTTCCGATACCTCGACCGACGCGTACGTCGAGCGCTTCCTGGTCGGTGCGATGAGTGGCGAGTCCGCGCTGCGCCACCTCCGCAGAACGAGGGACGCCGCGCTCATCACCGGCGGCGACCGAGCGGACCTCCAGACGGTCGCGATGGAGGCGGCGGGCGTGAAGTGTCTCGTCCTCACCGGCGGGCTCACCCCCTCGAGTGCGGTGTTGAGAACCGCGGAGGAGAAAGGGGTGCCCGTGCTGCTCGTCCGTTCCGACACGCTCGCGACGATCGATCGTGCGGAGGACGTCGTCCGAAGCGGGCGGACCCGCGACGAGCGGACCGTCTCGATCATGGAGGGGCTGCTCGCGGAGCACGCCGACGTAGGCGGGCTGCTCGGCGAGTGA
- a CDS encoding ArgE/DapE family deacylase — MSSDLPDGLRAFLDRLLRFDTTDGNEAEAQAWFAEELDRMGFEVYEWEADPEEFAAHPSFPDDPGAIDVEGRPSVGGVFDLGSGGETLVLNGHVDVVPADLDSWSSDPFDPVWEGDRLTARGAVDMKSGLAACVFAALALAEREGLSGRVVVESVAGEEEGGIGAAAAALSNPYPFERDAAIVAEPTGLEPVIATEGSLMKRLRIKGRSAHAATTWRGESVLPHFERIRQAFSDLETERGDRLSHPLYEGFPIPLPVNCGTVRAGSWASSVPAALEAEFRIGVAPDETVSEVEAEFEQRLADVAAESEWLTDHPPSFERFSIQFEPSEIDPEEGIVRVVSDALAAYGREGGPRGATYGADSRHYVEAGIPTVLFGPGNIDQAHFPDETMSVSELEEGTTLLADAAARYLSEA; from the coding sequence ATGTCCTCAGACCTCCCGGACGGCCTTCGAGCGTTCCTCGACCGACTGCTCCGCTTCGACACCACAGACGGGAACGAGGCGGAGGCTCAGGCCTGGTTCGCGGAGGAACTCGACCGGATGGGTTTCGAGGTCTACGAGTGGGAGGCCGATCCAGAGGAGTTCGCCGCCCACCCCTCGTTCCCGGACGATCCGGGAGCGATCGACGTCGAGGGTCGGCCGAGCGTCGGGGGCGTCTTCGACCTCGGATCGGGGGGAGAGACGCTCGTGCTCAACGGCCACGTCGACGTCGTCCCGGCTGACCTCGATAGCTGGAGCTCCGACCCGTTCGACCCCGTCTGGGAGGGCGATCGGCTCACCGCACGCGGTGCGGTCGACATGAAGAGCGGGCTCGCAGCGTGCGTCTTCGCGGCGCTCGCGCTCGCCGAACGCGAGGGCCTCTCGGGGAGAGTCGTCGTCGAGAGCGTCGCCGGCGAGGAGGAGGGCGGCATCGGGGCGGCCGCGGCGGCGCTCTCGAACCCGTACCCGTTCGAGCGCGACGCGGCGATCGTCGCCGAGCCAACGGGTTTGGAACCGGTGATCGCGACCGAGGGCTCGCTGATGAAGCGACTCCGGATCAAGGGGCGGTCGGCACACGCGGCGACGACCTGGCGCGGCGAGTCGGTCCTCCCACACTTCGAGCGGATCCGACAGGCGTTCTCCGACCTCGAGACCGAACGCGGCGATCGCCTGAGTCACCCGCTCTACGAGGGGTTCCCGATCCCGTTGCCGGTCAACTGCGGGACGGTTCGGGCGGGCTCGTGGGCCTCGTCCGTGCCGGCGGCACTGGAGGCCGAGTTCCGCATCGGGGTCGCACCCGACGAGACCGTGAGCGAGGTCGAGGCGGAGTTCGAGCAACGGCTCGCAGACGTCGCCGCCGAGAGCGAGTGGCTCACCGACCACCCCCCCTCGTTCGAGCGGTTTTCGATCCAGTTCGAGCCATCGGAGATCGATCCCGAGGAGGGGATCGTCCGGGTGGTGAGCGACGCGCTGGCCGCGTACGGTCGGGAGGGCGGCCCCAGAGGGGCGACCTACGGGGCCGACTCGCGGCACTACGTCGAGGCGGGAATCCCGACGGTGCTCTTCGGCCCCGGGAACATAGACCAGGCACACTTCCCGGACGAGACGATGTCCGTCTCGGAGCTCGAAGAGGGAACGACGCTGCTCGCCGACGCCGCCGCCCGCTACCTATCGGAAGCGTGA
- a CDS encoding lipid II:glycine glycyltransferase FemX, whose product MSYEFTVANEEERTEWNGYLERSSHAGPFHQLEALELLADHTDTTLHPLLAYKGQQVIGVLPLFEGTKGPFTTVVSPPSGTEVYYLGAALCDVDGLKQRKLDRRTRRFVEGCIEWIDATLDPDITHIRTVDRYPDLRPFSDSGFDVTPYYTYVTDLTPSEDDLLMALSSDARSNVTKTDEEAYRIEVGGLDEAREIIERVRERHDEQGKPYQITREYIDRLYTDLPDGQVKPYVCYDAEGSMAGGIVTVEYGDTIYRWQGGTKADVEIPVNDLLDWHVIRDARERGLTRYDFVGANTERICRYKSKFAPDLVHYHGALKRSPTADLAVTARSLVAKVR is encoded by the coding sequence GTGAGCTACGAGTTCACCGTCGCGAACGAGGAGGAGCGCACCGAGTGGAACGGCTACCTCGAACGATCGTCACACGCCGGGCCGTTCCACCAGCTGGAGGCACTGGAGCTGCTCGCCGATCACACCGACACGACGCTCCACCCACTGCTCGCGTACAAGGGCCAGCAGGTGATCGGCGTGCTCCCGCTGTTCGAGGGGACGAAGGGGCCGTTTACTACCGTCGTCTCCCCGCCATCCGGTACGGAGGTCTACTACCTCGGGGCGGCGCTCTGTGACGTCGACGGGTTGAAACAGCGAAAGCTCGACCGGCGGACCCGCCGGTTCGTCGAGGGATGCATCGAGTGGATCGACGCGACGCTCGACCCCGATATCACGCACATCCGAACCGTCGATCGCTACCCCGACCTGCGACCGTTTTCGGACTCGGGCTTCGACGTGACGCCGTACTACACCTACGTCACCGACCTCACGCCGAGCGAGGACGATCTGCTGATGGCGCTGTCGAGCGACGCCCGCTCGAACGTCACGAAGACCGACGAGGAGGCCTACCGGATCGAGGTCGGCGGGCTGGACGAAGCCCGCGAGATCATCGAACGGGTCAGAGAGCGCCACGACGAGCAGGGAAAGCCCTACCAGATCACCCGCGAGTACATCGACCGCCTCTATACCGATCTCCCCGACGGCCAGGTGAAGCCGTACGTCTGTTACGACGCGGAGGGATCGATGGCCGGCGGGATCGTCACCGTCGAGTACGGCGACACGATCTACCGCTGGCAGGGCGGGACGAAAGCCGACGTGGAGATCCCGGTCAACGACCTCCTCGACTGGCACGTAATCCGCGACGCGCGCGAACGCGGGCTCACCCGCTACGACTTCGTCGGCGCGAACACCGAGCGGATCTGCCGGTACAAGTCGAAGTTCGCTCCCGATCTGGTCCACTACCACGGCGCGCTCAAACGCTCTCCAACGGCCGACCTGGCGGTCACCGCCCGGTCGCTCGTCGCGAAGGTGCGTTGA